The Leptidea sinapis chromosome 24, ilLepSina1.1, whole genome shotgun sequence region ACAAATTGTTCAGACGGCCGCGGCACTTTGTTAGCCACTATTTCAGATATATCCAAACACCTCTCTCTCTTACTACCATCATCTTCGAAATCCTTCGCTCTGATATCCTTCCTCTTATGTAAGTCCAGTTGGTAGGTTAACTTGTGCAGTTTTCGAGTCTTATCTTCCAACATCGCTGCTAACTCTTCGGCAtgctttttctttttattaaattcagttTGCAGCGCTGTTATCTTACGTTTACACGTTTCTAACTCAGCTTTGAGTTTTTgtgtatttatgttatttacctCTTCTAAACATTCAAGCTTTTCTTTTGAATGCTTAGCAACACTCTCGTGATATAACGTCTCCTGTTCAATTTGATAAGACCAAAACGACATTGCTCTCATAGCAACATCCATTATTGTATCTGGCTTTAAGCCTGCTAACACTATCGACTTAAATGTTTCGCTCGGTTTGAGATCAGCTTGAATTACGTCGAATTTATCGCGTAATTCGCTTCCACACGCAGGACAAGTTAATGAATTCTCGGTGTTCCGCTTAAATTCCCGTTTTCCGTGTTCAACGCAAAAAGCGTGTGAACATGTTGTTACCCACGCTTGACTTGTTAATGATCTTCTACACTTACGAAAATTGCACACAATATCTAGACTCATCTTAAAAATAGTTTtcacattaaatatataaactataataattttataacaattaataaagaaaGTTTAATCAATcatttaataatgatattgaatcaattatttcatgcaataatttgtaaacattctTGTCTGACGTTTAGTTgtcatttacatatttttttttcatggtgTGTTTACTAAGCACCACATTAAAAAGAGTTTCGTTGAAAGAGGTTTTATGTGTACCTGTATGCAGTTATCATGTCTTTTATGTAATACattaatagataaatatttttattcaggcaactttagacaatCATCTAAAGACCGCTTGCGATATGACCGAAGTTggtgaaactgcaaaccgtgtTGATGACCTCATTGAAGAAgctaataattttgaaaaaatgtgCAACTGTGACCTTGATGCTGCAACAGTGGTGATCGAAGAAGGTACTTATTTTTTCTGCCtcgtatttaaaataatcaagGCTTGTACCATTTTCATACGTAAAAATCAGTGATCaaatatgaatttatattaacaaacaataaaaataatataattcaaaatactCGATGTGAGTGGAGCTAGTTTTCGAACCCCCAGTatattctttaataaatattagatatGCATGTTGTATATGATATATTtgcatgcatatttttttttatttaaataatatgttgctATCTGTCTACGACGACATTCAGCAATAGGTCAAGAATTTATGTCAGGCATGTGATACTCGTCCGTAAACAATTccatttaattataatctaCCGAAGTAAAAGATCCTGTGGGATTTTCCTGTATAGGCTTCTTGTTATGAAttgaattaccagtgggaggctcctttgcacaggatgctgcctagattatgggtaggtaccacaacggcgcctatttctgtcgtgaaacggtaatgtgtaagcattatggtctgaagggcgccgtagaataactgggcaaatgagacttatcatcatatgtctgaaggtgacgagcgcagttgtagtgccgctcagaatttttggggtttttcatgaatcctgagctgcactgtattgtaatgggcagggtgtatcaattaccacccgataaacgtcccgctcgtctcgtcataATGCATATTGCATATGACATAAAATTGTGAATTTTACATTGTATGACACTAACAATAGATttataagaaacaaaaaaataaaacacagattatctatttattatctGTGCAGGTGAGAAGTTAATGCAAGACCCGCTAAGT contains the following coding sequences:
- the LOC126971856 gene encoding E3 ubiquitin-protein ligase CCNB1IP1-like, with translation MSLDIVCNFRKCRRSLTSQAWVTTCSHAFCVEHGKREFKRNTENSLTCPACGSELRDKFDVIQADLKPSETFKSIVLAGLKPDTIMDVAMRAMSFWSYQIEQETLYHESVAKHSKEKLECLEEVNNINTQKLKAELETCKRKITALQTEFNKKKKHAEELAAMLEDKTRKLHKLTYQLDLHKRKDIRAKDFEDDGSKRERCLDISEIVANKVPRPSEQFVFKPMKDREESNRILCSPKTPAFDFRNKSSHNASFQFRPVQF